In the genome of Arachis stenosperma cultivar V10309 chromosome 2, arast.V10309.gnm1.PFL2, whole genome shotgun sequence, the window TCAAGGtactctctctccttctctcacTTTCTTATTCAATTGTATTTCTGTATTATTATGTAGTTAGTGATGATATTACTGATATCCTGTTCTTGATAATGTGCAATCACTAATCCttatataaattcaattatTCATTTATGAATGTATATGCTTGACTATATAGATTGGTATTCAGAGTTGTTGCTATTGATGGAAACAAAGCCATGGAACTAATCAGATaattttgttattgttattgttattgggATTGAAGATTTGAAGTTGAGTGTGTGTTGGAAAATTCAGTTGCAATTGTAGTTTTGAATTGCAATTTTAAACCATGTTCAAGTGCTCTTCTTAAATTGAGCTTAATAGTTCATAGTTACTGTATCAAGCTTTCTGATATTGTTTCATTTTTCTGATTCCGCTTCACTAGTCAAAAGGGGAAAGAATTTCAAGGGTCAATCTCTTCTTGTAGCTGTTGAGAATTAGGGTAacttataataatttgattgaATAAGGAAAAGTTTTTCCTTTTTCTGGTAATTATGCATGTCTGGCCCTGTGGCCACAGTTGATAATTTGGATGGAGCAGTTATCTCTGCAGAGAGAACAAAGTCTCTTGATGCCATTTCCGAGGTAGACGTGTCGTCCTTATTGAGAAACGGTGAAAGCAGTGGTCATTCATCTGAGATAGTTGGGTTTAGAGTTGGGGAAGTCTTGCTTCCTAATGGAGAGTCATATTCCGGGTCCCTTCTCGGCAACATGCCGGAGGGTAGGGGTAAGTATGTATGGTCAGATGGATGTGTATATGATGGTGAGTGGAGAAGGGGGATGAGGAATGGAAATGGAAGGTTACAATGGCCTTCTGGCACGGTTTATGAGGGTGAATTCTCCGGTGGCTATATCCATGGTACAGGAACATATATTGGTTCGGATAGTCTTACCTACAAAGGGCGGTGGCGATTGAATCTTAAGCATGGACTTGGTTATCAAGTTTATCCTAATGGAGACATCTTTGAAGGGTCTTGGATCCAAGGAACGCCAGAGGGGCCGGGGAAGTATACTTGGGCGAATGGGAATGTCTATTTAGGGAATATGAAAGGTGGGAAAATGTCAGGGAAAGGAACTTTGACATGGATCAATGGAGACTCATTTGAAGGAAGCTGGTTGGATGGTATGATGCATGGTCTTGGAGTTTATACTTGGAGTGACGGCGGCTGCTATGTTGGGACCTGGACGAGAGGTTTGAAAGACGGCAAAGGAACCTTTTATCCGAAAGGTAGCTGTCTGCCGTCGGCACAAGAGGTTTATCTGAATGCCTTGAGGAAAAGAGGACTATTGCCGGATTTGAGGAGGCAGAAACAGGCTCATATTCATCATGCTTCTTCGGTTGATATGGGAAATGTCAAGGTCAGTGGTGATAATCAGAGTTCTAGCCTTGTTTCGTCCGATAAGCTTGCCAAAGGGAGTCTATTAAACATTGAACAATCGCGCAGCAAGAATATCTCTCTCGAAAGGCGATGGAGTCTTGAGGTGTCTATTGAGAAAGTAATAGCCCATGATTCAACCGATTCTATATTGGAAGGTAGTGAAAAGATCCCCATTTTGGAGCGCGAGTATATGCAAGGTGTATTAATAAGTGAGGTAGTTTTAAATAACAGCTTTTCGAATTTGTCTAGAAGGGCAAAACGGCTGCAGAAGAAGCTCGCCAGAGAGATTAAAAGACCCGGTGAAGCCATCATTAAAGGTCACCGGAGCTATGATCTGATGCTTAGTCTGCAGCTTGGAATAAGGTACAATGCATAATCTTGACCTTTcttcaaattataataattatttactcTAAAATTATCTGCAGTGGATTTCTATATGTAATGTAAAATTTGGCTTCATTATTTCTAGGTATACTGTGGGAAAGATTACCCCGATACAGAGGCGAGAAGTTCGAGCATCGGATTTCGGTCCTAGAGCAAGTTTTTGGATGAATTTTCCTAAAGAAGGTTCTCAGTTAACTCCTCCTCATCAATCTGATGACTTCAAATGGAAAGATTATTGCCCAATGGTGTTCAGGTTAGTAGTACTTTCACTACTTTGTATGATTATTTCTATTTCATCCGAATTTCAATTATATTCTTCTCCAAGGAACTGAATTTTTGGTCCACTACCATAGTGTTTCTTACTTTTTCATAATCTTCTGTTGATTATAGAAAAGAAACTTACACTCTGAATTGTATGCATATGATCTCATATATCCATGTCAAAATTACAATGCCTAGTTAAGATGGAATGATTATTCAGCATAACCTCATAATCAtgtaattatttatcaaaatttatgcAGAAACTTGAGGGAGTTGTTCAAGATTGATGCTGCTGACTATATGATGTCGATCTGCGGAAACGATGCTCTGAGGGAACTATCATCTCCGGGGAAAAGTGGTAGTGTCTTTTTCCTGTCTCAGGATGATCGTTTCATGATCAAGACGCTTCGAAGATCTGAAGTAAAGGTATGCTTATTTTACTTATATCTTGTTAATTACCATTTTTCCATAGGCTTACATACACAAGTTTTAGGCCTTAAAGATAATAATCATATCATCATTATCAAAATTTGGTATGTAGGTTCTTCTAAGAATGCTTCCGGACTATCATCATCACGTGAAGTCATACGATAATACCCTCATCACGAAATTCTTCGGTCTGCACCGAATTATACCTTCGAGTGGTCAAAAGGTATTGTGATCTGAATTGCCAAATGCATCAAATATTTGAACCTTTATCTACATTTCCTTTAATAGAGAGgctaaaatttatatataactGTCTGTTTCTGCAGTTTCGCTTTGTTGTGATGGGAAATATGTTTTGTACAGAGCTAAGGATCCATAggagatttgatttgaaaggTTCATCCCTCGGACGCTCTTCGGACAAGATAGAAATCGATGAGAATACAACTTTGAAAGATTTGGATCTCAACTACTGCTTCTATTTGGAACCTTCTTGGCGCCAGTCTTTGCTAAAGTAAGGGAAAGAAGTTGCACCtatgttcattcattcattcatttttttttatcttctcaaAATGTTCTGCAGGCAGATTGAGATCGACAGCAAGTTCTTGGAAGCACAGCATATAATGGATTACAGCCTTCTACTCGGCGTTCATTATCGAGCTCCACAGCATCTCCGTCCTCTCACATCATACAACCGTAGCATAACTGCTGATGGATTAGCAAGTCTTGCTGAGGAAGGTTAGTATGAGATGTGATCTTGAAAGTTATGATATGTTAAAAAAGGATTAATATATCTGATTTTTGTCTTTCGGTTAATAGTCAAAATAGTTCCTTAAAGATCAAATGTCTCAAATTGAATCATATTGGTCCTTTCATAAGTTAGATAATGACACATGGCATAATCATTTTGCGACACATCATCATCTAATATTGCATGTTTCAGGGATCAATTTGAGCCGTTTGATCTTTCGAGGACTAAATTGATGAACATATTCTTCTTGTTTGTACTAAAATTGTTTATTTGAAAACATTCCAAATGTTGAATTGACAGATCCTCTAGAGGATGAAGTATCAAGCTATCCCCAAAGCCTTGTTTTGGTCCCTAGGGGATCAGATGATAACAGTGTTGTTGTAGGATCACACATCAGAGGTAGTCGACTGCGCGCTTCGGCTGCCGGCGATGAGGAGGTGGATCTGCTTCTTCCAGGCACAGCAAGGTATGGTTCCTTCTAATCTTCATAACTTCATATTATAGTTCTCCAGCTAACATCATTGCACAGCCGAATCGGCCGCAACATCACACCTATTCACATAACAGTTAGGACTATATGGTTAAACTAGAATTGTTGAAACACCACCATTGATTGTTAAGCAGACTACAAATCCAGTTAGGAGTAAACATGCCAGCAAGGGCAGAGCAAATTCCAGGAAAGGAAGAGATGCAAACATTTCATGAGGCTTATGATGTGGTGCTCTACCTGGGCATAATTGACATTTTACAGGACTACAACATGTCCAAGAAAATTGAACATGCCTACAAATCGATTCAGTTTGATTCGATTTCAATCTCGGCCGTTGATCCCGGATTCTACTCCCGTCGCTTCTTGGACTTCATTCAGAAAGTGTTCCCACCAAATGAAACTCTAGCTGGTTGATTTTCAACCAAATCATTGTTTGTTTAGTCCAAAAATTTGAACATTGTCACATATTTTGTTTTTGTGCATTTTGTCTATAAATTTTATATGGTTGGTGGCCACATAGGTATTGTATTCATAGAGATAGCTTTGTGACTCAAATTTAATGCTTTGAAGCTTGAATCATGAAATGGATAATATTggatc includes:
- the LOC130961056 gene encoding phosphatidylinositol 4-phosphate 5-kinase 9-like — translated: MSGPVATVDNLDGAVISAERTKSLDAISEVDVSSLLRNGESSGHSSEIVGFRVGEVLLPNGESYSGSLLGNMPEGRGKYVWSDGCVYDGEWRRGMRNGNGRLQWPSGTVYEGEFSGGYIHGTGTYIGSDSLTYKGRWRLNLKHGLGYQVYPNGDIFEGSWIQGTPEGPGKYTWANGNVYLGNMKGGKMSGKGTLTWINGDSFEGSWLDGMMHGLGVYTWSDGGCYVGTWTRGLKDGKGTFYPKGSCLPSAQEVYLNALRKRGLLPDLRRQKQAHIHHASSVDMGNVKVSGDNQSSSLVSSDKLAKGSLLNIEQSRSKNISLERRWSLEVSIEKVIAHDSTDSILEGSEKIPILEREYMQGVLISEVVLNNSFSNLSRRAKRLQKKLAREIKRPGEAIIKGHRSYDLMLSLQLGIRYTVGKITPIQRREVRASDFGPRASFWMNFPKEGSQLTPPHQSDDFKWKDYCPMVFRNLRELFKIDAADYMMSICGNDALRELSSPGKSGSVFFLSQDDRFMIKTLRRSEVKVLLRMLPDYHHHVKSYDNTLITKFFGLHRIIPSSGQKFRFVVMGNMFCTELRIHRRFDLKGSSLGRSSDKIEIDENTTLKDLDLNYCFYLEPSWRQSLLKQIEIDSKFLEAQHIMDYSLLLGVHYRAPQHLRPLTSYNRSITADGLASLAEEDPLEDEVSSYPQSLVLVPRGSDDNSVVVGSHIRGSRLRASAAGDEEVDLLLPGTARLQIQLGVNMPARAEQIPGKEEMQTFHEAYDVVLYLGIIDILQDYNMSKKIEHAYKSIQFDSISISAVDPGFYSRRFLDFIQKVFPPNETLAG